In one Bordetella pertussis 18323 genomic region, the following are encoded:
- a CDS encoding SMR family transporter, protein MNSWIHLSMAIVAEIIATSALKSSEGFTRLLPSLVTVAGYAIAFYFLALTLRVIPVGVAYAIWSGVGIVLISLVGALLFKQHLDLPAIIGIALILAGVVVMNVFSKSVGH, encoded by the coding sequence ATGAACAGCTGGATCCATCTGTCGATGGCCATCGTGGCCGAAATCATCGCCACCAGCGCCCTGAAAAGCTCGGAGGGCTTCACCCGCCTGCTCCCCTCGCTGGTCACCGTGGCGGGCTACGCGATCGCGTTCTACTTCCTGGCCCTCACGCTGCGGGTCATCCCGGTGGGGGTCGCCTACGCCATCTGGTCCGGCGTGGGCATCGTGCTGATCTCGCTGGTTGGCGCGCTGTTGTTCAAGCAGCACCTGGACCTGCCCGCCATCATCGGCATCGCGCTGATCCTGGCGGGCGTGGTGGTCATGAACGTGTTCTCGAAGTCCGTCGGCCACTGA